In Halanaeroarchaeum sp. HSR-CO, one DNA window encodes the following:
- the thsB gene encoding thermosome subunit beta, whose amino-acid sequence MSQRRMQGQPMIIMGDDAQRVKDKDAQEHNISAARAVADSVRSTLGPKGMDKMLVSSMGDVTVTNDGVTILQEMDIDNPTAEMIVEVAETQEDEAGDGTTTAVAIAGELLKNAEDLLERDIHPTAIIKGYNVAAERAREEVDDIAIAVDPDDEDLVRSVAETSMTGKGAELDKELLSGIIYEALEQVSVEADDGSTVVDMESLNIETQTGSSVSESELLVGAAIDKDPVHDDMPSEVEDAKILLLNEAIEVEEAEADTQVSIDSPDQLQKFLDKEEEQLREKVDQIKETGANVVFCQKGIDDMAQHFLAKEGILAVRRAKKSDMEFLKNVLNAAIVTDLDAATAADLGEGSVTRDDDDELFYVESDSEEALGVTLLLRGSTDHVVDEVERGITDALDVAAQALTDGRVLPGGGAIEVELADRLRSFADSVEGREQLAVEAFADSLELVPRVLAENAGLDSIDTLVDLRAAHEAGDQRAGLNVFTGDVEDTFESGVVEPAHAKEQALNSASEAANLVLKIDDIISAGDLSTDKGDDEGGAGGMGGMGGMGGMGGAM is encoded by the coding sequence ATGTCTCAGCGACGTATGCAAGGCCAGCCCATGATCATCATGGGAGATGACGCACAGCGAGTAAAGGACAAAGACGCCCAGGAGCATAACATTTCTGCGGCGCGGGCGGTCGCGGACTCGGTCCGCTCGACGCTCGGCCCGAAGGGCATGGACAAGATGCTCGTCTCCTCGATGGGCGATGTTACCGTCACCAACGACGGCGTCACCATCCTGCAGGAGATGGACATCGACAACCCGACGGCCGAAATGATCGTCGAGGTCGCAGAGACACAGGAGGACGAAGCCGGTGACGGCACCACCACCGCGGTCGCCATCGCGGGCGAACTCCTCAAAAACGCCGAGGACCTCCTCGAGCGGGACATCCATCCGACGGCCATTATCAAGGGATACAACGTGGCCGCCGAGCGTGCCCGCGAAGAGGTCGACGACATCGCCATCGCGGTCGACCCCGACGACGAGGACCTCGTGCGCAGCGTCGCCGAGACCTCCATGACCGGCAAGGGCGCCGAACTCGACAAGGAACTCCTCTCGGGCATCATCTACGAGGCCCTCGAGCAGGTCTCCGTCGAGGCCGACGACGGCTCCACGGTCGTCGACATGGAGAGTCTCAACATCGAGACCCAGACCGGTAGCAGCGTCAGCGAGTCCGAGTTGCTCGTCGGCGCGGCCATCGACAAGGATCCGGTCCACGACGACATGCCCAGCGAGGTCGAGGACGCGAAGATCCTCCTCCTCAACGAGGCCATCGAGGTCGAGGAGGCCGAAGCGGACACCCAGGTCTCCATCGACAGTCCCGACCAGCTCCAGAAGTTCCTCGACAAAGAAGAAGAGCAGCTCCGCGAGAAGGTCGACCAGATCAAGGAGACCGGCGCGAACGTCGTCTTCTGCCAGAAGGGTATCGACGACATGGCCCAGCACTTCCTCGCGAAGGAAGGCATCCTGGCCGTTCGCCGCGCGAAGAAGTCGGACATGGAGTTCCTCAAGAACGTCCTGAACGCCGCCATCGTCACGGACCTCGACGCCGCCACCGCCGCCGACCTCGGTGAGGGTAGCGTCACCCGCGACGACGATGACGAACTGTTCTACGTCGAGAGCGACAGCGAGGAGGCACTCGGTGTGACCCTTCTCCTGCGCGGCTCCACCGACCACGTCGTCGACGAGGTCGAGCGTGGCATCACCGACGCCCTGGACGTCGCCGCCCAGGCCCTGACCGACGGTCGCGTCCTGCCCGGCGGTGGCGCCATCGAGGTCGAACTGGCCGACCGCCTGCGCTCCTTCGCGGACAGCGTCGAAGGCCGCGAACAGCTCGCCGTCGAGGCGTTCGCGGACTCCCTCGAGCTCGTCCCGCGCGTGCTCGCGGAGAACGCTGGGCTCGACTCCATCGACACGCTCGTCGACCTGCGCGCCGCCCACGAGGCGGGCGACCAGCGCGCCGGCCTGAACGTCTTCACGGGCGACGTCGAGGACACCTTCGAGTCCGGCGTGGTCGAACCCGCTCACGCCAAAGAACAGGCGCTCAACTCCGCCAGCGAGGCCGCGAACCTGGTCCTCAAGATCGACGACATCATCTCCGCCGGGGACCTCTCCACCGACAAAGGTGACGACGAGGGCGGTGCCGGCGGCATGGGCGGCATGGGCGGTATGGGTGGCATGGGCGGCGCGATGTAA
- a CDS encoding DUF1440 domain-containing protein: MAETHTQEQVTGIAQQRNVWVTGGVSGLFGGVAMGVLLQMMMTPVITTAIPAMYGTNGLVAGWIIHLFNSVVFGLAFAGAVVYLPGLSDYADRVTTSTGLGVAYGVLLWIGAAAIVMPIWLGAVGFPNAPPLPNFNPMSLVGHVVFGAILGALFPALGNR, from the coding sequence ATGGCAGAGACACACACGCAAGAGCAGGTCACTGGCATCGCACAGCAGCGCAACGTCTGGGTGACGGGCGGCGTCTCGGGGCTGTTCGGCGGCGTCGCGATGGGCGTGCTGCTCCAGATGATGATGACGCCGGTCATCACGACGGCGATTCCGGCGATGTACGGCACGAACGGGCTGGTCGCGGGGTGGATAATCCACCTGTTCAACAGCGTCGTCTTCGGATTGGCCTTCGCGGGCGCCGTGGTTTACCTCCCGGGGCTGTCCGACTACGCCGACCGCGTCACGACGAGTACGGGACTCGGGGTCGCGTACGGCGTCCTCCTCTGGATCGGCGCCGCGGCCATCGTCATGCCGATCTGGTTGGGCGCCGTCGGCTTCCCCAACGCGCCCCCGCTGCCGAACTTCAACCCGATGAGCCTCGTGGGCCACGTCGTCTTCGGTGCCATCCTCGGCGCGCTGTTCCCCGCCCTCGGGAACCGGTGA
- a CDS encoding ribonuclease H-like domain-containing protein yields the protein MRVENSFIPVHGVGETTERSLWTAGITHWDAFTPDAVGPKTADRIEDYLATARPRLDDGDARFFAETMPSRCHWRLYENFREETLFFDIETTGLSKQQHVVTTVSVHRDGNTRTYVRGQDLTRAALEAEFSDAKLVGTFNGKQFDVPFLEHAFDLDIDLPHLDLRFLGDRVGFSGGLKRVERDLGIERDRPDISGRDAVRLWHEYDRDGDADALATLIAYNQDDARNLVALADELTGRIHDRVFPETD from the coding sequence ATGCGCGTCGAGAACAGCTTCATCCCCGTCCACGGCGTCGGCGAGACGACCGAACGATCGCTCTGGACGGCGGGCATCACGCACTGGGACGCCTTCACGCCGGACGCGGTCGGGCCCAAGACCGCCGATCGCATCGAGGACTACCTGGCCACCGCCCGCCCCCGACTGGACGACGGTGACGCACGGTTTTTCGCCGAGACGATGCCGAGTCGCTGTCACTGGCGACTGTACGAGAACTTTCGCGAGGAGACGCTCTTCTTCGACATCGAGACGACCGGACTGAGCAAACAGCAACACGTGGTCACGACCGTCTCCGTTCACCGCGACGGCAACACGCGGACCTACGTCCGGGGCCAGGACCTGACCAGGGCCGCGCTCGAAGCGGAGTTCTCGGACGCGAAACTCGTCGGGACGTTCAACGGCAAGCAGTTCGACGTGCCCTTTCTCGAGCACGCATTCGACCTGGACATCGACCTGCCGCATCTCGACCTGCGATTTCTCGGCGATCGGGTCGGATTCAGCGGCGGGCTAAAGCGGGTTGAACGAGACCTCGGTATCGAGCGCGACCGGCCGGACATCTCTGGGCGAGACGCCGTGCGCCTCTGGCACGAGTACGACCGAGATGGTGACGCCGACGCGCTGGCGACCCTGATTGCGTACAACCAGGACGACGCGCGAAATCTCGTCGCGCTGGCCGACGAGCTCACGGGCAGAATCCACGACCGCGTGTTCCCAGAGACGGACTGA
- a CDS encoding CBS domain-containing protein yields MEDIFVGRLMSSPVHSVSRDTPVQEAAQTMIDADIGSLVVLDEDGALDGILTSTDFVRAAADGGSSDEAVVGEYCTDTVTTTDANDTIRDVADIMIEHGFHHVPVTEGQEPVGMITTSDMTAYVSHIEKPSPPA; encoded by the coding sequence ATGGAAGACATTTTCGTGGGGCGGTTGATGTCCTCACCTGTCCATTCCGTCTCCCGGGACACCCCGGTGCAGGAAGCAGCACAGACGATGATCGACGCCGATATCGGTTCTCTCGTGGTGCTCGACGAGGACGGCGCGCTCGATGGCATCCTCACCTCGACCGATTTCGTTCGCGCCGCGGCGGACGGTGGCTCGAGCGACGAAGCGGTCGTCGGCGAGTACTGCACCGATACCGTCACGACAACCGACGCGAACGACACCATCCGGGACGTCGCCGACATCATGATCGAGCACGGCTTCCACCACGTCCCGGTCACCGAGGGCCAGGAGCCCGTCGGTATGATCACGACCAGCGACATGACCGCCTACGTCTCGCACATCGAGAAACCGAGTCCGCCCGCCTGA
- a CDS encoding SDR family oxidoreductase gives MHVLIVGCGYVGLELGRQLTPEHRVTGVRRSEAGLDAVTEAGLEAVHGDASNATDLLSLPSADVVVYAASARGGTGARETYVDALEMVIDHFGGRRSEPDQLVYTSSTGVYGDHGGDWVDEETPLRPTTDRERTLIEAERIALEAGNPAIDRTVLRFGGIYGPGRSPVERYLEGPVSPGYGNFVHRDDAAGAIAYLLTTVTESPSVLNVVDDQPMERPALARWIAAQQGVQAPEVVPLEERELSQSRRERLAANKRVSNVRLHETGYELRYPTVEDGIRSGLETA, from the coding sequence GTGCACGTCCTCATCGTCGGCTGTGGATACGTCGGGCTCGAACTCGGCCGCCAACTGACGCCAGAGCATCGTGTCACGGGGGTTCGTCGGTCCGAGGCCGGTCTCGACGCGGTCACCGAGGCAGGACTGGAGGCCGTTCACGGGGATGCGTCGAACGCCACTGACCTGCTCTCGCTGCCGAGCGCGGACGTGGTGGTCTACGCGGCGAGTGCCCGCGGTGGAACCGGCGCGCGCGAGACCTACGTCGACGCCCTCGAGATGGTCATCGACCACTTCGGGGGGCGCCGATCGGAACCCGACCAACTGGTGTACACCTCGAGTACGGGCGTCTACGGCGACCACGGTGGTGACTGGGTCGACGAGGAAACCCCACTCCGCCCGACGACCGACCGGGAACGGACGCTAATCGAGGCGGAGCGAATCGCTCTCGAAGCGGGCAATCCGGCCATCGATCGCACGGTCCTCCGCTTTGGCGGAATCTACGGACCCGGACGCTCGCCGGTCGAGCGCTATCTCGAGGGACCGGTTTCTCCCGGCTACGGGAACTTCGTCCACCGCGACGACGCCGCCGGCGCCATCGCCTATCTACTGACTACCGTCACCGAGTCCCCGTCGGTGCTCAACGTCGTCGACGACCAACCGATGGAGCGACCGGCGCTCGCTCGATGGATCGCAGCCCAGCAGGGCGTCCAAGCCCCCGAGGTCGTCCCGCTCGAGGAGCGCGAACTCTCCCAGTCACGTCGGGAACGTTTGGCCGCGAACAAGCGCGTCTCGAACGTTCGATTGCACGAGACCGGCTACGAGTTGCGATATCCGACGGTCGAAGACGGCATTCGGAGCGGGCTCGAGACGGCGTGA
- a CDS encoding MFS transporter, producing the protein MTSNTDASETETMYDVVSSDRGPFLLALAFGWFLTLGARFLVPALLPVIKTEFAIQNAGAGLIVTVIWLTYGGMQFPAGVLTDRIGERVLLGTSALLAAVSMIGFALAPTYEWFLVAAAAFGVATGLFGPARGTALTKRFDQFEGLAFGFVLGAGSIGAATLPLAATVLTEYIGWRWAIGIVGPAFFASGLALLVVVPQTLPGSGPAGSLVQGIRRSGRALRTRRIALAVGGIVIMLFIFQGLTAFYPTYLSAEGGLSASTASSLYALLFLAGGMFQLSAGRLADRFGYRRVLVGLSAVSVLPLMWLPWIESLGWFTVVTVLIAIRLALGPMTNAYIIGSLPTESKGTIWGFVRTGFFVLGAFGSTVVGGVADLGYFDAALYGLAVMTALGGVLYYLLPKEPV; encoded by the coding sequence GTGACGTCGAACACTGATGCATCGGAGACCGAGACGATGTACGACGTCGTCTCGAGCGACCGCGGACCGTTCTTGCTCGCCCTCGCCTTCGGCTGGTTTTTGACCCTTGGCGCGCGATTTCTCGTCCCCGCTCTGTTGCCCGTCATCAAGACGGAATTCGCCATCCAGAACGCGGGCGCAGGCCTCATCGTCACCGTCATCTGGCTCACGTACGGCGGGATGCAGTTCCCGGCTGGTGTCCTCACTGATCGCATCGGCGAACGCGTTCTTCTCGGCACGAGTGCACTTCTGGCTGCGGTGAGTATGATCGGGTTCGCCCTGGCGCCGACCTACGAGTGGTTCCTGGTCGCGGCAGCCGCCTTCGGCGTGGCGACCGGACTGTTCGGACCTGCCCGCGGCACTGCCCTCACGAAGCGCTTCGATCAGTTCGAGGGACTCGCCTTCGGGTTCGTTCTCGGTGCCGGCAGTATCGGCGCGGCGACGCTACCGCTCGCGGCCACGGTGCTCACCGAGTACATCGGCTGGCGCTGGGCTATCGGTATCGTCGGGCCTGCGTTCTTCGCCTCGGGCCTTGCCCTACTCGTCGTCGTTCCTCAGACCCTCCCGGGGAGTGGCCCGGCAGGGTCGCTTGTTCAGGGTATCCGACGGTCCGGACGGGCCCTCCGGACGCGTCGAATCGCGCTCGCCGTGGGAGGTATCGTCATCATGTTGTTCATCTTTCAAGGGCTGACCGCCTTCTACCCGACGTACCTCTCCGCCGAAGGGGGACTGTCGGCGTCCACTGCGAGCAGTCTCTACGCGCTGTTGTTCCTCGCTGGCGGGATGTTTCAGCTCAGTGCCGGCCGACTCGCGGACCGGTTCGGATATCGGCGGGTCCTGGTGGGGCTCAGCGCGGTGAGCGTGTTGCCGCTGATGTGGTTGCCGTGGATCGAGTCACTGGGCTGGTTCACCGTGGTGACGGTTCTCATCGCCATCAGGCTCGCTCTGGGCCCCATGACGAACGCCTACATCATCGGCTCGCTTCCCACCGAAAGCAAGGGAACGATCTGGGGATTCGTGCGGACGGGATTTTTCGTCCTGGGCGCGTTCGGATCGACCGTGGTCGGCGGTGTGGCGGACCTGGGGTACTTCGATGCGGCCCTCTACGGACTCGCCGTCATGACGGCTTTGGGCGGGGTGCTGTACTATCTACTCCCGAAAGAGCCGGTCTGA